The genome window AAAAGGAATGGAAAAGCTGAGTGGGCGCAGAGCCAACTTCCCAGCAGATTGTTGATGAAAATCTAATGCAGTTAAAGGGTTAACAATAGAAATCCCAATCCCTTTTAGTGCCATAGCGCAAATAGATGATGCTGAATGCGTCTCCATGACCATTTTGCGCTCGATATGGTGCTCCGCAAATGTTGAGTCAATCAACTGACGATAGCTGTCAGTTAATGATAGGCTAATAAAACGTTGGCCTTGAAAATCATTGGGGGTTAGGACTTCTTTTTGGGCTAAAGGGTGGTTTGCGGGTAAGACACACACTTCATTTAAACTTCCCAGTGTTTGTTGTTCAGTGCCCGGAGGCATTTGCAAATGTTCTGTTAAACCGAAATCGTAACGCTGAGCGGACAACCATTCTTCAAGAACAGGAGACTCTTGCGGGATCACTGTGATGCTGACATCAGGGTAATTTTCCATAAACGATTGGCAAACATGGGGGCAATAAAGATTGCGCGAAAGCAGGTAAACAGGTTATCGAGATTTGGGCATGTTCGAAGCGTCGGATAGTTTCCGCTGAGTTTTTAATGCGTTCCAAACCATAATAAGAGCGTTCGACTTCTTCAAGAAACCGTAATCCTTGTGCTGTTGGCTGTAGACGTCCTTTGACCCTATCGAATAACTTAAACTGTAAAAGGTATTCTAAGCGAGCAAGTTCACGGCTGATAGTTGGTTGTGAGGTGTTTAGCAGTGCAGCGGCTTCCGTCAGGTTGGGGGCTGTCATTACTGCACGGAATATTTCAATGTGCCGCCATGAAATGGCTTGCATAGGAAGTCCTTAAATAAAGTCTATATCAAATATGAATAGACTTTAGCAAAATAGATATTTTTTTTCCCGTATTATTCTTTGAATAATAGCTTTTAATATAATAAAAACTTGCAAACGAGAAAGACAATGACTTCATTCGCAACGACAACAAGCCAATATTTAACACCTGAATATTTACGTGTATTACCTGAGCAGTATGGTAGCCCTGTTTGGGTTTATGATAGCGCGGTGATTATTGAGCGTATCAAGCAATTACAAGTTTTTTGATACTGTCCGCTTTGCACAAAAAGCATGTTCGAATATTCATATTCTGCGCTTAATGAAACAACAAGGCGTTAAAGTCGATTCTGTTTCTTTAGGGGAAATAGAACGTGCGCTGGTGGCAGGGTTCCAGCCTGGACGTGAGAACTCAGAAATCGTATTTACAGCAGATGTGCTCGATAGAGCCACATTAGCGAAAGTGACTGAGCTAGATATCCCTGTGAATGCAGGCTCTATTGACATGCTTGAGCAAATTGGCGAACAAAAAGCTGGTCATCCTGTTTGGTTACGCATCAATCCAGGTTTTGGTCACGGCCATAGCCAAAAAACCAATACTGGTGGTGAAAATAGTAAGCACGGTATTTGGCATGAAGATTTACCTGCAGCGTTAGAGAAAATTCGCCATTACAATTTATCGCTAGTTGGTATCCATATGCATATTGGCTCAGGGGTTGACTATCAACATCTTGCCGATGTGTGTGATTCTATGGTGGCGTTAGTCACAACCGCAGGGGTTGACCTTCATGCCATTTCAGCAGGCGGTGGGTTATCAACCCCTTATCGTGAAGGTGATGAATTAATCGATGTACCGCATTATTACAGCCTATGGGATAACGCTCGCCAACGCATCGAACAACACTTAGGCCACAAAATTGAACTTGAAATAGAACCCGGCCGCTATTTAGTTGCTGAGTCTGGGGTACTATTAGCAGAAGTGCGAGCCGTTAAAGATATGGGTAGTCGCCACTATGTACTTGTAGACAGTGGTTTTAATGACCTAATGCGCCCAGCGATGTATGGCAGCTATCACCATATTTCGGTATTACCTATGGATGGACGTAACCTTGATGGGGCTCAATTAAAATACACGATTGTCGCTGGCCCTCTGTGTGAATCAGGAGATGTATTTACCCAGTTAGAGGGCGGTTTAGTGGTAACCCGTGCTTTACCTGAGGTTAAAGTTGGCGATTTTCTGGTTTTTCATGACACAGGCGCTTATGGTGCCTCGATGTCTTCAAACTACAATAGCCGCCCATTATTACCCGAAGTGATGTTTGTGAATGGTAAACCACAATTAATTCGCCGCCGCCAAACGATTGAAGAGCTATTGGCTCTGGAGCTGTAAGTCTTCCTTTCATTATAGATAACTGCATCTTACTCATAGGGCTATTATTGTAAGATGCGGTTATTCTGATTCACCACATCTATATTCCCATGTACTTTACCTACCTTATATAAATTCTACGCAACATAATAAAAGCTAGAAGGTAAAAATCAGTGCAAAAAGTGATGAGGGTTCTTCGTAAACTGTATAAGTACGAAAATAGCCAATATGACGTTGGTCGTGAGGTTTCTGTTTATAGTCAAAGTACACTGTCAGCCAAAGAACAATTGGAACTCGCTCGAATTAATTGGCAAGTGAATCACATTGAGTCTTTCAATGACCATGCTGATATTATGCACAAGTTCAACAGTTTAAAAAAAGAGGAAAAACTCAGCCAAGAGCGCTGTTTTGATACTTTTATTGCAGGTGTTGGCGGAAGTTATTTACGAGGACGTTCAGTGCTAGGTGCTTTTCATAAGCTCCAAAATATACAGATTCATGACTATATAGAAAAACCACAATTAGCCTGTTGCTGGGTATGCAGTGATTACAATCGAAAAATTCACATCAACGATAGTTACTTTCAATATTGCTTGTATTACGGAAATTCCTATACAGGTAATACCTCATATGCTTATTTAAATTTAAAACACTTACTTAATGTTGAGCCAGTACAACCGCTTGGGGACGATAAAATTAAATTTAACCAGTTATTGGATTTATTTCGTTCTGCTAAGGATGATGAAACCCCCGGCCATTTTGAAAAGCGTCTGGCTGAAGCCAAAATAATCCCGGGTAATAAATATACACATAGAGGGGTTTTACAATCTTTAGCATTGATCGGTGTGATACCAAATCAGTTTATTCCTTTATCATTAGCGTCGAGGGTTAATTTTGGTGACCTTGTGAGTACTGAGTCCCAGTTAAACAATACTAAAGGTCGCTCAGATATGGAGATGCCATGGGCTGGCTGGAAGGGGCATTTAGGTATTGATGAAGACAAAGTAGCCGAATATTTCAGTGATTATTTGCTTTAAATCTAAATGACAAAGGGAACTCTTGAGTTCCCTTTGATTTACTAGCTAAAATTAATCAAGCCGCTTTCTTTTTCTTACTAGTTTCTTCATTTGAAGGTTCATCTGGTGACTTTTTTGTCGGAAGTACACCCAAATCATCAAACTCAAACTCATCGACGTTAATCGTCCGTAACCGGCTTGCTTCTGCTTTACGCAAGATATCAGCTTCTTCTTGAGTAATTACGTTTTCAGGAAGTAGTTGGTCAGCAAGTTTATCTAAGCGAGTAAAGCTGAGTTTACGCTCTTTCAGGCGGCAGATGCGCTCAAAGATTGGTTCCGCGGCAATGATATCCAGCAAGGCTTGGTTAACTAAGCCATGAGGGTTGTTTTCCGTAGGTGTTAAATACTGCCCACGGCCCAGTCTGTCGCGTGTTTCTGATGGTTCCATCAGAATTTGAGCCAGTTTATGGTCTAGTCGGTCTGATGGTGTTGACATCGCACGGCCAGTAGGGAATAGGGTGATGCGCATTACCCCCGCAACCAACTTGTTAGGGAAGTTTTTCAGGAGATCATCCATCGCTTTTTCTGATTGATATAAACAATCTTCAACCGCCCATTTCACTAATGGTAAGTCTGCTTTTTGACGACCTTCATCTTCATAACGTTTTAAGGTTGCAGATGCGAGATACAAGTTGCTTAAAATATCCCCTAAGCGAGCAGAGATACGTTCGCGGCGTTTCAAGCTACCCCCTAACACACCCATGGCAACATCGGATAGTAATGCTAAGTTGGCACTTTGGCGGTTTAGCATTTGATAGTAACGGCGCGTTTCATCTTTGGTTGGTGCATGACTTCCGCGACCATTGGTTAAACCAAGCCAGAAGCTACGGAATTGATTACTAACCACATGACCTATATGCCCAAATACGGCATTATCGAATTTATGTAAGTTATTATCCTGTGCTGCGGCCATTTCTTCTAATACAAATGGATGGCAACGGATAGCCCCTTGACCGAAGATAATCATACTACGGGTTAGGATATTTGCCCCTTCAACCGTAATGGCGATAGGTGCGCCTTGGTAGGCTCTAGCAACAAAGTTTGAATCCCCAAGACAAATTCCTTTACCACCCGTAATATCCATGGCATCAATAATGGCGCGCTGGCCACGGTGTGTACAGTGGTATTTAACAATAGCGGATAAAACGGCAGGTTTCTCACCTAACATAATTCCAGAGGTGATGAGCGTTGCTGCTGCGTCCATCAGATAGGTATTACCTGCGATGCGAGCTAGTGGTTCTTCAATACCTTCCATTTTACCAATTGGTAATTTGAATTGACGGCGAATATAAGAGTAAGCCCCTGTCGCGATAGCAATACTCTTCAAACTACCTGTTGAGTTTGATGGTAATGTAATACCACGACCAACAGAAAGACACTCAACTAACATTCTCCAACCTTGGCCTGCCATTTTTGGCCCACCGATAATGTAATCGATTGGAACAAAAATATCTTTTCCACGTGTAGGACCATTCATAAATGGAATATTAAGTGGGAAGTGGCGATGACCAATTTCAACGCCAGGGGTATTAGTTGGAATGAGTGCACAGGTGATACCAAGGTTTTTCTCACCACCTAATAGTTTATCAGGGTCTGAAAGCTTGAATGCAAGGCCTAATACAGTGGCAATTGGCGCTAAGGTAATATAGCGTTTGTTCCATGTTAAACGCATTCCTAATACTTGCTCGCCTTGCCATTCACCCATACAAACGACACCTGAATCTGGGATAGCACCGGCATCGGAGCCTGCTTCTGGGCTGGTTAATGCAAAACAAGGGATTTCCTCACCTGTAGCTAAGCCCGGTAAATAGCGTTGTTTTTGTTCATCAGTGCCATAATGTTGCAGTAATTCACCTGGACCTAATGAATTTGGTACCCCTACAGTGATAGCAAGAATACCGGAGACACCAGCGAGCTTTTGTAGAACCTGAGATTGCGCATAAGCAGAAAACTCTAAGCCACCGTATTCTTTTTTGATGATCATCGCGAAGAAGCGGTGATCACGCAGGTATTGCCACACTTCAGGTGTTAGATCTGCCAGTTCATGGCTCACTTCGAAGTCGTTGACCATGCCACAAACGGTTTCAACAGGCCCATCAATAAAAGCTTGTTCTTCTGCGGTTAGCTGTGGTTTTGGATAGTTATGCAATTTATTCCAATCTGGCGCTCCGCGGAAAAGGTCGCCTTCCCACCACGTTGTTCCTGCGTCAATGGCTTCCTTTTCTGTGCTCGACATAGGAGGCATGACTTTTTGGAACATTTTCATCGCGCGGATAGAGAAAAGCGATTGGCGTACAGGAGTGAAGACAAAAGGAAATAATACCAAGGCAACTGGCAGTAACATCCAGTAGCTCCAAATATCGATGACTCCCATAACCGCGGTATAAGCCAATAATAATACTGAGCTAAAAACCAAAGATGTTTTGTGATAACAAAGTACGCCTATTAAGGCGAGAAATAACACGATGCTGAGAAGGATCATAGCGAAGCTCCTGTCTACTTGTAAGAGGTCTGACCTGTTTGTTGCTTTAATCTATACCCATTAATAAAGAATTAGCAATATATTTACATCCTAATTACAACTTAGCTCACAAAAACGTCATGTAAAGGAAAATATCGTAGTAGTTTGTATTATCGGCTCTATGAAAAGTCAGGTTATTGGCTATGAGTCACGATGAATTTTGTCGGTAGGATCAAGACAGCACAATCAAAAGTAGAAACAAAATTATCCCTGTGCAACAATCTGACTATTAAAGATTAATTACTGATATCTATCTGAGTTTTGCCATGGAGCGCCATTTTTCTTTTAGGATAATTTGAATCTGAATTAATCGTGTTTTTTATAACGTATTCTTAATTAAGAGGAAATCTCATGTATCAAGACCTAATCCGCGGTGAGCTGACAGAAGCGGCCGAGACGTTATCGAATTTCCTTAGCGATGACGCCAATATTGCTGCAATCCAACAGGCTGCCGTTTTACTGGCTGACTCTTTTAAAGCGGGTGGCAAAGTATTATCTTGTGGTAATGGGGGCTCTCACTGTGATGCAATGCATTTCGCTGAAGAATTAACAGGGCGTTACCGCGAAAACCGTCCGGGCTATCCTGCGATTGCAATCTCAGATGTGAGTCATTTATCTTGTGTGAGTAATGACTTCGGTTATGAGTATGTTTTTTCACGTTTTATTGAAGCTGTTGGTATGAAAGGCGATGTTTTACTTGGAATTTCTACCTCCGGTAATTCTGGAAATATTATTAAAGCGATTGCAGCTGCGCGTGAAAAAGGTATGAAAGTCATCACATTAACAGGTAAAGATGGCGGGAAAATGGCGGGAACTGCGGATATTGAAATTCGTGTCCCACACTTTGGTTATGCCGACCGTATTCAAGAAATTCATATTAAAGTTATTCATATCTTAATTCAGTTAATTGAAAAAGAGATGGTGAAATAACGTTATTACTGTTTCAGGAGTTTTTTAAATGTGCGAGTTACTTGGCATGAGTGCCAATGTTCCAACTGATATTTCGTTTAGCCTCAGTGGGTTGATTTCCCGAGGAGGTCAAACGGGCCCACATAAAGATGGCTGGGGAATCACCTTTTATGAGGGGCTCGGGTGTCGCACATTTAAAGATCCTCAACCTAGTTTTTTATCACCTGTCGCTCGCTTTGTGCAGGAATATCCGATTAAATCAGAAAGTATTGTTGCTCATATTCGCCAAGCAAACCGAGGGGATGTGTCGTTAGTGAACACTCACCCCTTTACACGGGAGTTATGGGGACGTAATTGGACTTATGCGCACAATGGGCAGTTAAAAGGCTATCGTACACTAAAAACTGGGCGCTATTGCCCGATAGGT of Providencia rettgeri contains these proteins:
- a CDS encoding DNA-binding transcriptional regulator LysR — translated: MENYPDVSITVIPQESPVLEEWLSAQRYDFGLTEHLQMPPGTEQQTLGSLNEVCVLPANHPLAQKEVLTPNDFQGQRFISLSLTDSYRQLIDSTFAEHHIERKMVMETHSASSICAMALKGIGISIVNPLTALDFHQQSAGKLALRPLSFSIPFTVSLIKPIHRPSSQLTNIFTQHLKDNFNQIKTQLIFRAVASITASEVKLQTN
- the gmhA gene encoding Phosphoheptose isomerase, which gives rise to MYQDLIRGELTEAAETLSNFLSDDANIAAIQQAAVLLADSFKAGGKVLSCGNGGSHCDAMHFAEELTGRYRENRPGYPAIAISDVSHLSCVSNDFGYEYVFSRFIEAVGMKGDVLLGISTSGNSGNIIKAIAAAREKGMKVITLTGKDGGKMAGTADIEIRVPHFGYADRIQEIHIKVIHILIQLIEKEMVK
- a CDS encoding Acyl-CoA dehydrogenase, short-chain specific gives rise to the protein MILLSIVLFLALIGVLCYHKTSLVFSSVLLLAYTAVMGVIDIWSYWMLLPVALVLFPFVFTPVRQSLFSIRAMKMFQKVMPPMSSTEKEAIDAGTTWWEGDLFRGAPDWNKLHNYPKPQLTAEEQAFIDGPVETVCGMVNDFEVSHELADLTPEVWQYLRDHRFFAMIIKKEYGGLEFSAYAQSQVLQKLAGVSGILAITVGVPNSLGPGELLQHYGTDEQKQRYLPGLATGEEIPCFALTSPEAGSDAGAIPDSGVVCMGEWQGEQVLGMRLTWNKRYITLAPIATVLGLAFKLSDPDKLLGGEKNLGITCALIPTNTPGVEIGHRHFPLNIPFMNGPTRGKDIFVPIDYIIGGPKMAGQGWRMLVECLSVGRGITLPSNSTGSLKSIAIATGAYSYIRRQFKLPIGKMEGIEEPLARIAGNTYLMDAAATLITSGIMLGEKPAVLSAIVKYHCTHRGQRAIIDAMDITGGKGICLGDSNFVARAYQGAPIAITVEGANILTRSMIIFGQGAIRCHPFVLEEMAAAQDNNLHKFDNAVFGHIGHVVSNQFRSFWLGLTNGRGSHAPTKDETRRYYQMLNRQSANLALLSDVAMGVLGGSLKRRERISARLGDILSNLYLASATLKRYEDEGRQKADLPLVKWAVEDCLYQSEKAMDDLLKNFPNKLVAGVMRITLFPTGRAMSTPSDRLDHKLAQILMEPSETRDRLGRGQYLTPTENNPHGLVNQALLDIIAAEPIFERICRLKERKLSFTRLDKLADQLLPENVITQEEADILRKAEASRLRTINVDEFEFDDLGVLPTKKSPDEPSNEETSKKKKAA
- the hcaR_2 gene encoding Hca operon transcriptional activator, which codes for MQAISWRHIEIFRAVMTAPNLTEAAALLNTSQPTISRELARLEYLLQFKLFDRVKGRLQPTAQGLRFLEEVERSYYGLERIKNSAETIRRFEHAQISITCLPAFAQSLLPPCLPIVYGKLP
- a CDS encoding diaminopimelate decarboxylase encodes the protein MTSFATTTSQYLTPEYLRVLPEQYGSPVWVYDSAVIIERIKQLQVF
- the lysA gene encoding Diaminopimelate decarboxylase, whose amino-acid sequence is MKQQGVKVDSVSLGEIERALVAGFQPGRENSEIVFTADVLDRATLAKVTELDIPVNAGSIDMLEQIGEQKAGHPVWLRINPGFGHGHSQKTNTGGENSKHGIWHEDLPAALEKIRHYNLSLVGIHMHIGSGVDYQHLADVCDSMVALVTTAGVDLHAISAGGGLSTPYREGDELIDVPHYYSLWDNARQRIEQHLGHKIELEIEPGRYLVAESGVLLAEVRAVKDMGSRHYVLVDSGFNDLMRPAMYGSYHHISVLPMDGRNLDGAQLKYTIVAGPLCESGDVFTQLEGGLVVTRALPEVKVGDFLVFHDTGAYGASMSSNYNSRPLLPEVMFVNGKPQLIRRRQTIEELLALEL